GGAGACCGTCGAACCACGAAAAAGCGCTGCTTCGGCAGCGCTTTTTTCGTCTACATCTCGACGTATCGCCGTACGGGGTAATTCGCGTTAGCGTCTTAACAGCAGCGCCGCGCCTGCAATCAGCAGCCTGTTGAGCGCCGTCCGGCGCACCATCGCCCCCCTTCCGTCACACAGGTGGCTGTCTCCCGGAAACGTCAGTGAACACGTCAGCAGCGCGAGAATCACATAGTGGCTGTCGGGAACGACCTCCTAGAAATATGCTGAAGCAAATAGCAGACTGACCGCAATGAACGGGTCGATGACCGATTCGATTATGCTTGCCGTCGAAAAGCTGCCGTAGAAAAACGCGGCATTCGTCTCCGCGACGGGAGCCGAATCGGGAGGATGAGTGAAGATCGCCGAGTTCGGCGAACTGCTGCTGATCGCCGTGCATTTTGTGCGTTTCACGGACGGCCGCGGCTATTCCGTTGCCCGGCTGCTGCGGGCGCAATACATCTTCGAGGGCGCGCTGCGCGCCCTCGAAGATGTATTGCGCGATGAAGAACCATGCGATCGCCACCGAGGGCCGCTGCGATGACCGTCCGTGCCTATCATGAAAATAGCAAGCACCGGCCCGAGCGCTATGCGCCGGGACCG
Above is a genomic segment from Azoarcus sp. PA01 containing:
- a CDS encoding DUF934 domain-containing protein, with product MKIAEFGELLLIAVHFVRFTDGRGYSVARLLRAQYIFEGALRALEDVLRDEEPCDRHRGPLR